In a single window of the Coffea eugenioides isolate CCC68of chromosome 3, Ceug_1.0, whole genome shotgun sequence genome:
- the LOC113765369 gene encoding ALA-interacting subunit 3-like, whose translation MSSGEGSSQPSSKKSRQPKYSRFTQQELPACKPILTPGLVVTTFILVGVIFIPIGLLSLSASERVVEIVDRYDEDCIPSDQEKTAFIQSDKTNKTCVRSLTVPKKMQHPVYIYYQLDNFYQNHRRYVKSRSDKQLRNPENEDLTSPCEPEARVDNKPIVPCGLVAWSLFNDTYGFSVGGMNLSVNKKDIAWDSDKNYKFGSKVYPKNFQQGSLIGGGKLDEKIPLSEQEDLLVWMRTAALPSFRKLYGRIEQDLEANEMITVVIQNNYNAYAFGGKKKLVLSTTTWIGGKNSFLGLGYITIGGLCLFIATTFIVMYLIKPRPYGDPSYLSWNRNPPGN comes from the exons ATGAGCTCTGGGGAGGGTTCTTCTCAACCTTCTTCCAAGAAATCCAGGCAACCCAAAT ATTCTAGGTTTACACAACAAGAACTGCCTGCATGCAAACCGATATTAACTCCAGGATTG GTGGTCACAACTTTTATACTAGTAGGGGTTATATTCATACCAATTGGCCTTTTGTCTTTGTCTGCATCAGAGAGG GTGGTTGAAATTGTAGACCGCTATGACGAGGATTGCATTCCTTCCGATCAAGAGAAAACTGCATTTATTCAGAGTGACAAGACCAACAAAACCTGTGTCCGGAGCTTGACA GTCCCAAAGAAAATGCAGCATCCAGTTTACATCTACTACCAGCTTGATAACTTCTATCAAAACCATCGTAG ATATGTCAAAAGCAGAAGTGACAAACAGTTGCGAAACCCAGAAAATGAGGATTTAACATCACCCTGTGAACCCGAAGCACGCGTTGATAATAAGCCCATTGTGCCTTGTGGCCTTGTTGCTTGGAGTTTGTTCAATGATACTTATGGATTCTCAGTTGGTGGCATGAATCTATCTGTAAACAAGAAAGATATTGCATGGGACAGCGATAAGAACTATAAATTTGGATCAAAAGTTTATCCTAAAAACTTTCAGCAGGGAAGCTTGATTGGAGGAGGAAAACTGGATGAAAAAATACCA TTGAGTGAGCAAGAGGACCTTCTAGTCTGGATGCGCACTGCAGCATTGCCAAGCTTCCGAAAGTTGTATGGGAGAATTGAACAGGATCTTGAGGCTAATGAGATGATAACAGTGGTTATACAGAATAACTATAATGCTTATGCTTTTGGAGGCAAAAAGAAGCTAGTTCTTTCGACTACGACTTGGATTGGTGGAAAAAACAGTTTCTTAGGCTTGGGATACATCACTATTGGTGGATTGTGCTTATTCATTGCAACAACTTTCATAGTAATGTACCTTATAAAGCCAAG GCCTTATGGCGATCCATCCTATTTGTCTTGGAACAGAAACCCACCTGGGAACTGA
- the LOC113766833 gene encoding mediator of RNA polymerase II transcription subunit 21-like, whose protein sequence is MDIITQLQEQVNTIAGLAFNTFGTLQRDAPPVRLSPNYPEPPANPSSAAEDAASLAEQPKLMSAALVNAAKQFDLLVAALPLAEGGEEAQLKRIAELQAENDAVGQELQKQLEAADKELKQVQELFRQATDNCLNLKKPD, encoded by the coding sequence ATGGATATAATAACTCAACTGCAAGAACAGGTGAATACAATTGCAGGTCTTGCCTTCAACACCTTTGGGACTCTTCAAAGGGATGCTCCTCCAGTTAGGTTGTCTCCTAATTATCCGGAACCTCCTGCTAATCCATCTAGTGCTGCAGAGGATGCAGCTAGTCTTGCTGAGCAACCAAAGCTCATGAGTGCTGCACTTGTCAACGCAGCCAAGCAGTTTGATCTGTTGGTAGCTGCCCTTCCATTAGCTGAGGGAGGTGAAGAAGCTCAGCTGAAAAGAATTGCAGAACTTCAGGCTGAAAATGATGCGGTAGGCCAAGAACTACAAAAACAACTGGAAGCTGCGGATAAGGAATTAAAGCAGGTGCAGGAGTTGTTCAGGCAAGCAACAGACAACTGCTTGAACTTAAAGAAACCAGATTGA